In Bradyrhizobium erythrophlei, a single genomic region encodes these proteins:
- a CDS encoding DsbA family protein, translating to MSPLRLLSPALLALALCAAPASAQTFSDGQRGEIETIVKNYLIAHPEVLEEAMNELNKRQAADEAAKHEASITENSQAIFNSPRNVTLGNKSGDVTFVEFFDYNCGYCKRAMTDMMDLMKADPKLKVVLKEFPVLSEGSVEAAKVAVAVRMQDPGGAKYLDFHQRLLGGRGPADKARALAAAKEAGLDVARLEKDMASPEAKATIDENFKLAESMGMNGTPSYVIGKQVVVGAIGVEGLKEKIGIARCGKVTC from the coding sequence ATGTCCCCGCTCCGCCTACTCTCTCCCGCTTTGCTTGCGCTCGCGCTCTGCGCGGCGCCCGCCTCGGCCCAGACCTTTTCCGACGGTCAGCGCGGCGAGATCGAGACGATCGTGAAGAACTATCTCATCGCCCATCCGGAAGTGCTCGAAGAGGCGATGAACGAATTGAACAAGCGCCAGGCCGCCGACGAGGCTGCAAAGCACGAAGCGAGCATCACGGAGAATTCGCAGGCGATCTTCAATTCGCCCCGCAACGTGACGCTCGGCAACAAGAGCGGCGACGTCACCTTCGTCGAGTTCTTCGATTACAATTGCGGCTACTGCAAGCGCGCGATGACCGACATGATGGACCTCATGAAAGCCGATCCGAAGCTCAAGGTGGTGCTGAAGGAATTTCCGGTGCTGAGCGAAGGCTCGGTGGAAGCTGCGAAGGTCGCAGTCGCGGTGCGGATGCAGGATCCCGGCGGCGCCAAATATCTGGACTTCCATCAGAGGCTGCTCGGCGGCCGCGGCCCGGCCGACAAGGCGCGGGCGCTGGCAGCGGCGAAGGAAGCCGGCCTTGACGTCGCCCGCCTCGAAAAGGACATGGCAAGCCCCGAGGCGAAAGCTACGATCGACGAGAACTTCAAGCTCGCCGAATCGATGGGCATGAACGGCACGCCGAGCTACGTCATCGGCAAGCAGGTCGTCGTCGGCGCCATCGGCGTCGAGGGACTGAAAGAGAAGATCGGCATCGCCCGCTGCGGCAAGGTGACCTGTTAA